Proteins from one Mycobacterium sp. EPa45 genomic window:
- a CDS encoding Lrp/AsnC ligand binding domain-containing protein, whose amino-acid sequence MVEAYILIQTEVGRAQVVAKQVATLPGVLSSEYVTGPYDVVARVGSVTKDELTTSVVPSVQQVAGITRTLTCPIADAD is encoded by the coding sequence GTGGTGGAGGCCTACATACTCATCCAGACCGAGGTCGGCCGCGCCCAAGTCGTCGCCAAGCAGGTGGCCACGCTGCCCGGCGTGCTGTCGTCGGAATACGTGACCGGACCCTACGACGTGGTGGCGCGAGTCGGCTCGGTCACGAAAGACGAGCTGACCACCTCCGTGGTGCCCAGCGTTCAACAGGTCGCCGGAATCACCCGAACTTTGACCTGCCCGATTGCCGATGCCGACTGA
- a CDS encoding DUF3515 domain-containing protein, whose translation MPTEPLPAITEDSLADGPPRALLIAGVIVAIVAIGAVLGIAATRKAPVQPVVIAAAPAPKAESSVCREVINALPDNLGEFHRVAAAEPVPAGTAAWRGAADNYPVILRCGVDRPAEFVVGSPIQVVNAVQWFQITEPGTDRSTWVTVDRPVYLALTLPKESGPTPIQALSDVIARTMPAVPIEPNPPR comes from the coding sequence ATGCCGACTGAGCCCCTCCCCGCGATCACCGAAGACAGCCTGGCGGACGGTCCTCCACGCGCGTTGCTGATCGCCGGGGTGATCGTGGCGATCGTGGCGATCGGCGCCGTCCTCGGCATCGCGGCCACTCGGAAGGCTCCGGTTCAGCCGGTGGTCATCGCCGCCGCGCCGGCACCGAAGGCCGAGTCGTCGGTGTGCCGCGAAGTGATCAACGCGCTGCCCGACAACCTCGGCGAATTCCATCGGGTGGCGGCGGCCGAGCCGGTACCGGCCGGCACCGCGGCGTGGCGTGGCGCCGCCGATAACTACCCGGTCATTCTGCGCTGTGGCGTCGACCGGCCGGCCGAGTTCGTGGTCGGCTCCCCCATCCAGGTGGTCAACGCGGTGCAGTGGTTCCAGATCACCGAGCCCGGCACCGACCGCAGCACCTGGGTCACCGTGGACCGCCCGGTCTACCTTGCCCTCACCCTGCCGAAAGAGTCAGGGCCGACGCCCATTCAAGCGTTGTCGGACGTGATCGCGCGCACCATGCCCGCGGTTCCGATCGAGCCGAACCCGCCGCGCTGA
- a CDS encoding DAK2 domain-containing protein, with protein sequence MPDRRLDASALRDWAHTAVGDLITHTDEINRLNVFPVADSDTGTNLLFTMRAALTGAESVTGAGGVSELTAAMAEGAMHGARGNSGVILSQILRGLADVTAAAAADTDGFLADIDAVLLGAALRHAVGLVVSSMGGQLVAGTIVSVLQAVADTVQQWAADGAGLAEALMAGAEAGVAALERTPEQLDVLAEAGVVDAGGRGFLVLIDALIATMTGHTPHRDAYEPGPPRIESVAAEPAPPQFEVMYQLADCDAAALDPLRTRLEQLGDSVAIAASADRYSVHVHTDDAGAAVEAGMAAGAISRIQISVLSTGQARVSPGSWSRDRAVLAVVDGDGAAELFEQEGACVLRPDAELTDPTNGVSAHELLRGIVDAGAAQVMVLPNGYVAAEELVAGCTAGIGWGMDVVALPTGSMVQGLAALAVHDPARQAVDDGYSMARAAAAARHGSVRTATEQALTWAGSCEPGDGLGIAGDEVLVVADDVTAAATGLIDLLLVAGGEMVTVLIGDGVDPAVAEALAAHVHRRHPGIEFATYATGHRGDALLIGVE encoded by the coding sequence ATGCCGGACCGGCGGCTGGACGCATCGGCCCTGCGCGACTGGGCTCACACCGCCGTCGGCGATCTGATCACCCACACCGACGAGATCAATCGGCTCAATGTTTTCCCGGTGGCAGATTCCGACACCGGGACGAATCTGCTCTTCACCATGCGGGCTGCGCTGACCGGCGCGGAGTCGGTGACCGGCGCCGGCGGTGTCAGCGAGCTGACCGCCGCAATGGCGGAAGGCGCAATGCACGGCGCCCGGGGAAATTCCGGAGTCATCCTGTCTCAGATCCTGCGCGGCCTGGCCGACGTCACCGCCGCCGCTGCCGCCGACACCGACGGGTTTCTCGCCGATATCGACGCGGTCCTGTTGGGCGCCGCGCTGCGGCACGCCGTCGGATTGGTCGTCTCGTCGATGGGCGGCCAACTGGTGGCCGGCACCATCGTGTCGGTGCTGCAGGCCGTCGCCGACACCGTCCAGCAGTGGGCCGCCGACGGCGCCGGCCTGGCCGAGGCGCTGATGGCGGGCGCCGAGGCCGGAGTCGCGGCGTTGGAGCGCACGCCCGAGCAGTTGGACGTGCTGGCCGAGGCCGGTGTGGTGGACGCCGGCGGGCGCGGGTTTTTGGTGCTGATCGATGCGCTGATCGCCACTATGACCGGGCATACGCCGCACCGGGACGCCTATGAGCCGGGGCCGCCGCGCATCGAGAGCGTCGCCGCGGAACCGGCTCCGCCCCAATTCGAGGTGATGTATCAGCTCGCCGACTGCGATGCGGCAGCCCTCGATCCGTTGCGCACCCGGTTGGAGCAGCTCGGTGATTCGGTGGCGATCGCCGCGTCGGCCGACCGGTACTCGGTTCACGTCCACACCGACGACGCCGGCGCCGCCGTGGAGGCCGGGATGGCGGCCGGCGCCATCAGCCGAATTCAGATCTCGGTGCTCAGCACGGGCCAGGCCCGGGTCTCCCCCGGAAGCTGGAGCCGTGACCGCGCGGTGCTGGCCGTCGTCGACGGTGACGGTGCCGCAGAGCTTTTCGAGCAGGAGGGCGCCTGCGTGCTGCGCCCGGACGCCGAGCTCACCGATCCAACCAACGGTGTCAGCGCCCACGAATTGCTGCGCGGAATCGTCGACGCCGGAGCCGCCCAGGTGATGGTGTTGCCCAATGGCTATGTGGCGGCCGAGGAGCTGGTCGCCGGATGTACGGCCGGAATCGGCTGGGGCATGGACGTTGTCGCGTTGCCGACCGGTTCGATGGTGCAGGGGCTGGCCGCGCTGGCCGTCCACGACCCGGCCCGGCAGGCCGTCGACGACGGCTACTCGATGGCAAGGGCGGCGGCCGCCGCCCGGCACGGGTCGGTGCGCACCGCCACCGAGCAGGCGCTGACATGGGCGGGCAGTTGCGAACCCGGTGACGGACTGGGCATCGCCGGCGACGAAGTGCTGGTGGTCGCCGACGATGTCACGGCTGCGGCCACCGGGCTGATCGATCTGTTGTTGGTGGCGGGCGGCGAGATGGTGACCGTATTGATCGGCGACGGCGTCGATCCTGCGGTCGCTGAGGCGTTGGCCGCGCATGTCCACCGGCGTCATCCCGGAATCGAATTCGCGACCTATGCCACCGGTCACCGCGGCGACGCGTTGCTGATCGGAGTGGAGTAG
- a CDS encoding thiamine-phosphate kinase, which yields MGDNRRADLVADGGEPTLRQLGEFPMIDRLVAGRRQPAEVTVGPGDDAAVVNMPDGRVVVTTDMLVEGRHFRLDWSSPHEVGRKAIAQNAADVESMGARPSAFVVAFGAPPDTPASRAQELADGMWQEAGALGAGIVGGDLVASPQWVVSVTAFGDLGGRAPVLRTGARPGSVVAIAGELGRSAAGYLLCHNKIDGFDELRGRHLVPRPPYGQGVVAADAGAQAMTDVSDGLIADLGHVARGSGVVVDLAADALRPDVEAVTAAAAAAGVDPLALVLSGGEDHALVACFPDTVPPGWRVIGAVRDGSPDVLVDGQGWAGPAGWQSFD from the coding sequence CTGGGCGACAACAGGAGGGCAGACCTCGTGGCCGACGGTGGCGAACCCACTTTGCGCCAGCTCGGCGAGTTCCCGATGATCGACCGGCTGGTGGCCGGGCGCCGTCAACCAGCCGAAGTCACCGTCGGGCCCGGCGACGACGCCGCGGTGGTGAACATGCCCGACGGGCGGGTGGTGGTCACCACCGACATGCTTGTCGAAGGGCGTCACTTCCGGCTGGACTGGTCGTCACCGCACGAAGTCGGTCGAAAAGCCATCGCGCAGAACGCCGCCGACGTCGAGTCGATGGGGGCGCGGCCGAGCGCGTTCGTCGTCGCGTTCGGGGCCCCGCCCGACACGCCGGCGTCGCGGGCCCAGGAACTGGCCGATGGGATGTGGCAGGAGGCCGGCGCGCTGGGCGCCGGGATCGTCGGCGGTGATCTGGTAGCCAGCCCGCAGTGGGTGGTGTCGGTGACCGCGTTCGGTGATCTCGGCGGACGCGCCCCCGTGCTGCGCACCGGGGCGCGTCCCGGATCGGTGGTGGCCATCGCCGGCGAGCTCGGTCGGTCGGCTGCCGGATATTTGTTGTGTCACAACAAAATCGACGGTTTCGACGAGCTGCGCGGGCGTCACCTCGTGCCCCGCCCGCCGTATGGGCAGGGTGTGGTGGCGGCTGACGCCGGCGCGCAGGCGATGACCGATGTCTCCGACGGCCTGATCGCCGATCTCGGCCACGTCGCCCGCGGCTCCGGAGTTGTCGTCGATCTCGCCGCCGACGCGCTGCGGCCCGACGTCGAGGCCGTCACCGCCGCGGCCGCTGCCGCCGGTGTTGACCCGCTTGCGCTGGTGCTCTCCGGTGGTGAAGATCACGCCCTCGTCGCGTGCTTCCCCGACACGGTGCCACCCGGCTGGCGGGTGATCGGTGCGGTGCGAGACGGTTCGCCCGACGTGCTGGTCGACGGGCAGGGGTGGGCCGGTCCGGCGGGTTGGCAATCCTTCGACTGA
- a CDS encoding phage major capsid protein, with protein sequence MDGGTRSDSLDVLTDLAVQLQDNLSVPTHILVDPLGWGELRKLKVGSAYNQTLLGAGTSDAEQRLLGLSVIVDPAVPDYTGLIIDKRAVVSAAGPIRVATSEHEYFSSDSVLLRATWRLGHVVSRPNRIGTFAIVAPGS encoded by the coding sequence ATGGACGGCGGCACAAGGTCGGATTCCCTTGACGTGCTCACCGACCTAGCGGTCCAGCTGCAGGACAACCTGTCGGTACCCACCCACATCCTGGTCGACCCATTGGGCTGGGGCGAGCTTCGCAAGCTTAAGGTCGGCAGCGCATACAACCAAACCTTGTTGGGCGCAGGCACATCCGATGCTGAGCAGCGACTTCTGGGCCTGTCGGTCATCGTTGACCCAGCGGTGCCGGACTACACCGGGCTGATAATCGACAAGCGCGCTGTCGTCAGCGCCGCCGGGCCGATCAGGGTGGCGACCTCCGAACACGAGTACTTCTCGTCAGACTCGGTGCTGCTGCGGGCGACGTGGCGGCTCGGTCATGTTGTTTCGCGGCCCAACAGGATTGGGACGTTCGCGATTGTTGCGCCGGGTTCGTAA
- a CDS encoding alpha/beta fold hydrolase, giving the protein MTTFALVHGAWHGAWCWERLAPLLQQAEHDVVAMDLPIDDNLATCDTLADAVCSAIDGHGDDVIAVGHSYGGLVIPLVATRRPVRHLVYLCAYTPKIGHSFGDQLRDEPDMLNPAVYGALQPDEQSRQVWADFELTRELLYADCDEDTAKAAFTRLRPQADHPTYVPCSLTEYPSVSSTSIVCTDDMALRLRWAKQIANGRPGSEIIELPGSHSPFLSRPQALADVLLQIAEKV; this is encoded by the coding sequence ATGACGACATTCGCCCTCGTCCACGGCGCGTGGCACGGTGCGTGGTGCTGGGAGCGCTTGGCACCACTTCTGCAACAGGCAGAACACGACGTTGTCGCGATGGACCTGCCCATCGACGACAATCTAGCAACTTGCGACACTCTCGCAGACGCGGTCTGTTCCGCAATCGACGGACATGGCGACGACGTGATCGCTGTCGGGCACTCCTACGGCGGCTTGGTGATCCCTTTAGTCGCTACTCGTCGGCCTGTTCGCCACCTGGTGTACCTCTGCGCATACACGCCAAAGATCGGGCATAGCTTCGGTGATCAGTTGCGCGATGAGCCGGACATGCTCAATCCAGCCGTTTATGGCGCGTTGCAGCCCGACGAGCAGTCACGGCAGGTGTGGGCAGACTTCGAACTGACGCGTGAGCTGCTCTATGCCGACTGCGATGAGGACACCGCCAAGGCCGCATTCACACGCCTTCGACCACAGGCTGACCACCCCACCTATGTGCCATGCTCGCTGACCGAATACCCCTCGGTGTCGAGCACTTCGATCGTTTGCACTGATGACATGGCACTTCGATTGAGGTGGGCCAAGCAGATCGCGAACGGCAGGCCCGGCTCTGAAATCATCGAGCTCCCGGGCAGTCACTCACCCTTCCTTTCGAGACCGCAGGCGCTTGCTGACGTGTTGTTGCAGATCGCCGAGAAGGTATGA
- a CDS encoding uracil-DNA glycosylase: protein MTTTARPLTELVEDGWAQALAPVSDQVTQMGQFLRDEIAAGRRYLPAGPNVLRAFTFPFSDVRVLIVGQDPYPTPGHAVGLSFSVAPDVRPLPRSLANIFSEYTADLGYPQPSTGDLTPWSQRGVMLLNRVLTVQPGSPASHRGKGWETVTECAIRALVARDQPLVAILWGRDASTLKPVLEASGIQHRCVAIESPHPSPLSASRGFFGSRPFSRANELLAGMGAEPIDWQLP from the coding sequence GTGACGACCACCGCCCGGCCGCTTACCGAACTCGTCGAGGATGGCTGGGCGCAGGCGCTCGCCCCGGTCAGCGACCAGGTCACCCAGATGGGCCAGTTCCTGCGCGACGAGATCGCCGCGGGCCGGCGTTATCTGCCCGCCGGTCCGAACGTGTTGCGCGCCTTCACCTTCCCCTTCAGTGACGTTCGGGTGCTGATCGTCGGTCAAGACCCGTACCCGACGCCGGGACATGCGGTGGGCCTGAGCTTTTCGGTGGCGCCCGATGTGCGGCCGCTGCCGCGGAGTCTGGCCAACATTTTCAGCGAATACACCGCGGACCTCGGCTACCCACAGCCGTCGACCGGCGACCTCACACCATGGTCGCAGCGCGGCGTCATGCTGCTCAACAGGGTGCTGACCGTGCAGCCCGGCTCCCCGGCGTCACATCGGGGGAAGGGCTGGGAGACCGTCACCGAATGCGCCATCCGCGCTCTGGTGGCACGCGACCAACCGCTGGTGGCGATCCTGTGGGGGCGCGACGCATCGACGCTGAAACCCGTGCTGGAAGCCTCCGGCATTCAACACAGATGCGTGGCGATCGAGTCGCCGCATCCGTCGCCGCTGTCGGCATCACGGGGATTCTTCGGTTCGCGCCCGTTCAGCCGGGCCAACGAACTGCTGGCCGGGATGGGCGCCGAGCCGATCGACTGGCAGCTGCCCTGA
- a CDS encoding cystathionine gamma-lyase, whose product MSDRYGDSTRAVKAVSSLPIPGDPVGPGPVFASAYHLSDDEGSEQNTYGRGSNPTWRQLESALAQLEGAAAALAFSSGMAAITAALRVTARPGSVLVVPADGYYQVRRYAAESLVPHGITVREATADRIYQAAEGADVVLAETPTNPALDVVDLRRLAQACRRSGARLLVDNTTATPLGQQPLSLGADLVVASATKALAGHSDMLAGYIAGSDAELIAAAERERLLSGAILGSFEAWLVLRSLGSIGLRFERQCQNAFALATALQSHASVRSLRYPGLPDDPAHPVAAEQMRRFGGLVSIELADEAAVHALVRRSELLVAATSFGGIHTSVDRRARWGDPVSNGFARISAGIEDTEDLVSDVVAALDAE is encoded by the coding sequence ATGAGTGACCGCTACGGCGACTCGACCCGCGCCGTCAAAGCTGTGAGTTCGCTGCCGATTCCGGGTGATCCGGTGGGCCCGGGACCGGTCTTCGCCTCCGCCTACCACCTCTCCGACGACGAGGGCAGCGAGCAGAACACCTACGGCCGGGGCTCCAACCCGACGTGGCGGCAGCTCGAGTCGGCGCTGGCACAGCTCGAAGGCGCCGCGGCCGCATTGGCTTTCAGTTCTGGGATGGCGGCGATCACTGCCGCGCTGCGGGTGACGGCCAGACCCGGTTCGGTGCTGGTGGTTCCGGCGGACGGCTACTACCAGGTGCGGCGCTATGCCGCTGAAAGCCTTGTCCCACACGGGATCACTGTCCGGGAAGCAACCGCCGACCGGATCTACCAGGCCGCCGAGGGCGCCGATGTGGTGCTGGCCGAAACCCCGACGAACCCCGCGCTGGATGTCGTAGATCTGCGGCGGCTGGCCCAAGCCTGCCGGCGCAGCGGTGCGCGGCTGCTGGTGGACAACACCACCGCCACCCCCCTGGGGCAGCAACCGCTGTCGCTGGGCGCCGACCTCGTGGTGGCCAGCGCCACCAAGGCCCTGGCCGGGCACAGTGACATGCTGGCGGGCTACATCGCAGGCAGCGACGCCGAGCTGATCGCCGCTGCGGAACGCGAGCGGCTGCTGTCCGGGGCGATCCTCGGTTCGTTCGAGGCCTGGCTGGTGCTGCGCAGCCTCGGCAGCATCGGACTCCGGTTCGAGCGGCAATGCCAGAACGCTTTCGCGCTGGCGACCGCGCTGCAAAGCCACGCCAGCGTCCGTTCGCTGCGCTACCCGGGACTGCCCGACGACCCGGCACACCCGGTGGCCGCCGAGCAGATGCGGCGCTTCGGGGGACTGGTGTCGATCGAACTCGCCGACGAGGCCGCAGTACACGCCCTGGTGCGACGCAGCGAGCTGCTGGTGGCTGCCACCAGCTTCGGCGGCATCCACACCTCCGTGGACCGTCGTGCCAGGTGGGGTGACCCGGTCTCGAACGGATTCGCCCGGATTTCGGCCGGTATCGAGGACACCGAGGACCTGGTGTCCGACGTCGTCGCGGCCCTCGACGCCGAATAG
- the rpmB gene encoding 50S ribosomal protein L28: MAAVCDVCGKGPGFGKSVSHSHRRTSRRWNPNIQTVRAVTRPGGNKHRVNVCTSCLKAGKVSRG, encoded by the coding sequence ATGGCTGCCGTGTGCGACGTCTGCGGAAAGGGCCCCGGCTTCGGCAAGTCGGTGTCGCATTCCCATCGCCGGACCAGCCGCCGGTGGAACCCGAACATCCAGACCGTGCGTGCCGTCACCCGCCCGGGCGGTAACAAGCACCGCGTGAACGTCTGCACCTCCTGCCTGAAGGCCGGCAAGGTCAGCCGCGGCTGA
- a CDS encoding NAD(P)H-dependent glycerol-3-phosphate dehydrogenase → MTSTVGTAAVMGAGAWGTALAKVLADAGSEVRLWSRRAEVAEAINTTHTNSGYLPGIALPTAIRATTDAAEALDGLTTVLLAVPAQTLRANLEQWRGLIADGATLVSLAKGIELGSLMRMSQVIVQACGVDPSQVAVVSGPNLADEIAQGQPAATVVAATDSGRAITLQRSLSTGYFRPYTNADVIGTEIGGACKNVIALACGMAAGVGLGENTAAAIITRGLAEIMRLGIAVGAKPATLAGLAGVGDLVATCTSPHSRNRSFGERLGRGGTMEAAQLAAGGHVAEGVTSCESILALASSYDVEMPLTDAVHQVCHKGLSVDQAVALLLGRSTKPE, encoded by the coding sequence ATGACCAGCACGGTGGGCACCGCGGCGGTGATGGGGGCGGGCGCCTGGGGAACCGCGTTGGCCAAGGTGCTGGCCGATGCGGGGTCTGAGGTCCGGCTGTGGTCACGTCGGGCCGAAGTCGCCGAGGCGATCAACACCACGCACACCAACAGCGGGTACCTACCCGGTATCGCGCTGCCCACCGCGATCCGCGCAACCACCGATGCGGCCGAGGCCCTCGACGGACTCACCACGGTGCTGCTTGCGGTTCCCGCGCAGACCTTGCGCGCCAATCTCGAACAGTGGCGCGGTCTGATCGCCGATGGCGCCACCCTGGTCAGCCTTGCCAAGGGCATCGAGCTGGGCAGCCTGATGAGGATGAGCCAGGTCATCGTCCAGGCCTGCGGAGTCGACCCCAGTCAGGTCGCCGTGGTGTCGGGCCCCAACCTGGCCGACGAGATCGCACAGGGGCAGCCCGCTGCGACCGTGGTCGCCGCCACCGACTCCGGCCGCGCGATCACCCTGCAGCGCTCACTGAGCACCGGCTACTTCCGCCCCTACACGAACGCCGACGTCATCGGCACCGAGATCGGCGGCGCGTGCAAGAACGTGATCGCCCTGGCCTGTGGCATGGCGGCCGGTGTGGGTCTCGGCGAGAACACCGCGGCCGCGATCATCACCCGAGGGCTGGCCGAGATCATGCGCCTCGGAATCGCCGTCGGCGCCAAGCCCGCGACGCTGGCCGGTCTTGCAGGAGTCGGCGACCTGGTCGCGACCTGCACGTCACCGCATTCGCGCAACCGCAGCTTCGGCGAACGACTGGGGCGCGGCGGCACCATGGAAGCAGCTCAGCTGGCCGCCGGCGGCCACGTCGCCGAGGGTGTGACCTCCTGCGAGTCGATCCTGGCGCTGGCTTCGAGCTACGACGTCGAGATGCCGCTCACCGATGCGGTTCACCAGGTGTGCCACAAGGGTTTATCGGTCGACCAGGCGGTGGCGCTGCTGCTGGGTCGCAGCACCAAACCGGAATGA
- a CDS encoding D-alanine--D-alanine ligase family protein, which produces MTSRIRVAVVYGGRSSEHAISCVSAGSILRNLDPERFEVVAVGITPEGSWVLTDGKPETLAITDRRLPEVRGESGTALALPADPQRRGELVSLGQAAGEVLAAVDVVFPILHGPYGEDGTIQGLLELAGVPYVGAGVLASAAGMDKEFTKKLLAADGLPIGDHVVLRPQEKAPTLDAIMRLGFPMFVKPARGGSSIGVNRVMSPDELPAAIADARQHDPKVIIEAAIEGRELECGVLEFPDGSVQASAIGEIRVTGIGGRDDGFYDFATKYLDDGAELDVPAKVDDDVAEELRHLAIRTFKALDCQGLARVDFFLTEEGPVVNEINTMPGFTTISMYPRMWAASGIDYPTLVGTMVETALARGTGLR; this is translated from the coding sequence GTGACTTCTCGTATTCGCGTCGCCGTCGTCTACGGGGGCCGCAGCTCCGAGCACGCGATCTCCTGCGTGTCGGCCGGAAGCATCCTGCGGAACCTTGATCCGGAACGCTTCGAGGTCGTCGCCGTGGGCATCACCCCGGAGGGTTCCTGGGTTCTGACCGACGGCAAGCCCGAGACCCTGGCCATCACCGATCGCAGACTGCCGGAGGTCAGGGGTGAGTCGGGTACCGCACTGGCGTTGCCGGCCGATCCGCAGCGGCGCGGGGAGCTGGTGTCGTTGGGCCAGGCCGCAGGCGAGGTGCTGGCCGCGGTCGACGTCGTCTTCCCGATCCTGCACGGGCCCTACGGCGAGGATGGCACCATTCAGGGCCTACTCGAGTTGGCCGGGGTGCCATACGTGGGTGCGGGCGTGCTGGCCAGCGCCGCGGGCATGGACAAGGAATTCACCAAGAAGCTGCTGGCGGCCGACGGCCTGCCAATCGGCGATCACGTCGTGCTGCGGCCGCAGGAGAAGGCACCCACGCTGGATGCCATCATGCGCCTTGGCTTTCCGATGTTCGTCAAACCTGCGCGCGGGGGTTCGTCGATCGGGGTGAACCGAGTGATGAGCCCCGACGAGCTGCCTGCGGCGATCGCCGATGCCCGCCAACATGACCCCAAGGTGATCATCGAAGCCGCCATCGAAGGCCGCGAACTCGAGTGCGGTGTCCTCGAATTCCCGGACGGCTCAGTGCAAGCCAGTGCGATCGGTGAGATTCGGGTGACCGGAATCGGCGGTCGTGATGACGGCTTCTATGACTTCGCCACCAAGTATCTCGACGACGGCGCCGAGCTCGACGTGCCCGCGAAAGTCGATGACGATGTCGCAGAAGAACTGCGGCACTTGGCAATTCGCACCTTCAAGGCACTGGACTGCCAGGGCTTGGCGCGGGTCGATTTCTTCCTCACCGAGGAGGGGCCGGTGGTCAACGAGATCAACACCATGCCAGGCTTCACCACGATCTCGATGTATCCCCGCATGTGGGCCGCCAGCGGCATCGACTATCCGACGCTGGTCGGCACCATGGTGGAGACCGCGCTGGCCCGGGGAACCGGTCTGCGCTGA